In Chryseobacterium camelliae, one DNA window encodes the following:
- a CDS encoding nitroreductase family protein: MSLLEDLNWRHAVKAYDPSKKVSQEDLNKILEAARLAPTSSGLQPFRLIVVENQELKEKMVKGALNPEVMRDCSHVLVFAAWDSYSDEKIDKVYDHHTDVRDLPRGRFSSYTDKIKEIYGAQTPEQHFEHTARQTYIALGLALAQAAELKVDSTPAEGFSNDVVDEILELRALGLKSVSLLYLGYRDEQNDWLSAMKKVRVPMEEFVIKK; encoded by the coding sequence ATGTCATTATTAGAAGATTTAAATTGGAGGCATGCCGTAAAAGCATATGATCCTTCTAAAAAAGTTTCACAGGAAGATTTAAATAAAATTTTAGAAGCAGCCAGGCTGGCACCTACATCATCCGGGCTTCAGCCGTTTCGCCTGATCGTGGTGGAAAATCAGGAACTAAAAGAAAAGATGGTAAAGGGTGCATTGAATCCTGAGGTAATGAGAGACTGTTCCCATGTATTGGTGTTTGCCGCCTGGGACAGCTATTCCGACGAAAAAATAGACAAGGTATACGATCACCATACCGATGTAAGAGATCTGCCAAGAGGAAGATTTTCAAGCTATACCGATAAGATTAAGGAAATCTACGGAGCACAGACTCCTGAGCAGCATTTTGAACATACTGCAAGACAAACCTACATTGCCCTTGGACTTGCACTGGCACAGGCTGCCGAACTAAAGGTAGACAGTACCCCGGCAGAAGGCTTTAGCAATGATGTGGTAGATGAAATCCTTGAACTGAGAGCCTTGGGCCTTAAAAGTGTAAGCCTGCTGTATCTGGGATACCGTGATGAACAGAATGACTGGCTTTCTGCTATGAAGAAAGTAAGGGTTCCTATGGAGGAATTCGTTATTAAAAAATAA
- a CDS encoding DUF4385 domain-containing protein codes for MKQKRPSYLNFNAADYPWKPDIDYRLHPELYRVGKGEQGVLICEPYKSEIGQYWRFKTVPIAEESSREIFSLFLDYLERDDFVGADMARKYLQMGYTRARRYFNYKGGKKYDAEKDYQLLERGTGDPEKAKAAAIFYDRWKEAEAEQRYADMKKKWKRDKG; via the coding sequence ATGAAACAAAAACGCCCCAGTTACCTGAATTTTAATGCTGCCGATTACCCCTGGAAACCGGACATTGATTACCGGCTGCATCCGGAATTGTATCGGGTAGGTAAGGGCGAGCAGGGCGTTTTGATCTGTGAGCCCTATAAAAGCGAGATTGGGCAATACTGGCGTTTCAAGACCGTGCCGATCGCCGAAGAAAGCTCCCGGGAAATTTTCAGCCTGTTTCTGGATTACTTGGAAAGGGACGATTTCGTAGGAGCGGATATGGCCAGGAAATATCTGCAGATGGGCTATACCAGGGCAAGACGGTATTTTAATTATAAAGGCGGCAAAAAATATGATGCTGAAAAGGATTATCAGCTGCTGGAAAGAGGCACCGGAGATCCTGAAAAAGCTAAGGCTGCAGCAATATTTTATGATCGATGGAAAGAAGCAGAGGCAGAGCAACGTTATGCGGATATGAAAAAAAAGTGGAAGAGAGATAAAGGGTGA
- a CDS encoding ABC transporter permease/M1 family aminopeptidase, translating into MNTFLSFEIQRLTRHWSVYLAALLLICAGIFCGIRFNLSAGKGIYLNSPYSIGFLTGMLSLSVIFIAMIYSGRVLFKDWDSGFDILLFTYPFSRRDYLSGKFLSYFLQTFLSFMVLVLGMAIGHQLRSGSEMQPRFHLWHYLYPLLLFGMLNTFLVCSMLFGIAMVFRKKLLVIVGGLLLYVMYMVLLIFSNAPFMSGSMPQSELARQVSALTDPFGLSAYFYHSASCSVLQRNTSVVSCSGFLLANRFLYVAVSSFFLILTFRFFSFSVSVFNKRKNRLPAKTDFAQDRSTEYKTIQPSFGAVPALRSIGSFAGIDLTYLFKSVAWVAATVLLVFYIGMEMYAEIDQGIRIPQQYAGSGLLTAVILKNFYTLGLLVVAYFTNDLYWRSSLSGFSIIEKSTFFAKNKIYGHWLSISILLFFFTAVLILEAVVFQVVFGYLKIRWTAYAGIVLFNTLPMILFSGLVLLINDRISNRFLALGVSVVAVAVLTGPVSKMMIPSPVFRIFSDYKGVYSDFNGFGDYAMAFAQRLVFGFSLIMMVDMVNRWIITRKINVRYAITGLLILAAGIFSAISFMHGYIPKDKDDDIRIAVDYEKQFRKYRDIPQPDIAKVRTEIQLYPSSGMYRIHGVYSLINHSRHPINDILLNFHPDLTVVSAVLNLEGKPVRITGKTTVVHLKQPLRPGGSASLDFVIAYHSVAVNGHDPFNAILSNGSFMRISRYYPVIGYQESYEVTDDDQRRKFGLGKYPGVKKLEAPRVFRKDFIDLDMLVSTEPGQTAIGTGDPVRDFRKNGRAYFEYRAAGIPFRFAVSSANYSIKKAVHNGIMIRILYHPDHGENVQHLVENAQLTLDYCSEHFGPYPFKSIGFAEVSSFTEGFAATAYPSAIFMPENKLFHTRIRAGRDQDVINELAGHELSHLWWGNSLVNPDDREGSAMLTETLAMYTEMMLYKKMYGKAKMMEKVEMHDQMYSREKGLSGDQPLVKVSPGHDYIAYSKGAVAMVKLSELIGEERVNAALRNFLLNHKYPEKPVSTDLIREFYKVCPDPVVRKKIDRLFMFP; encoded by the coding sequence ATGAATACTTTCCTGTCCTTCGAAATCCAGCGCCTTACGAGGCATTGGTCAGTCTACCTTGCGGCTTTATTACTGATTTGTGCAGGCATATTCTGTGGCATTCGTTTTAACCTTTCAGCGGGGAAGGGAATTTACCTCAATTCTCCTTACAGCATCGGATTCCTGACCGGAATGCTGAGCCTGTCGGTGATTTTTATCGCGATGATCTATTCAGGCAGGGTCCTTTTTAAAGATTGGGATTCCGGTTTTGACATTCTGTTGTTTACCTATCCTTTTTCCCGGAGGGATTATCTCTCAGGGAAATTCCTGAGCTATTTTCTGCAGACCTTCCTTAGTTTCATGGTATTGGTCCTGGGAATGGCAATCGGGCACCAGCTGCGTTCAGGCAGCGAAATGCAGCCCCGTTTCCATCTCTGGCATTACCTGTATCCGTTGCTTCTGTTCGGAATGCTGAATACATTCCTGGTTTGTAGTATGCTGTTTGGCATTGCCATGGTGTTCCGGAAAAAACTACTGGTCATTGTAGGCGGTCTCCTGTTGTATGTAATGTACATGGTGCTGCTCATATTTTCCAATGCTCCGTTTATGTCGGGAAGTATGCCGCAGTCTGAGCTGGCCCGGCAGGTATCCGCGCTTACAGATCCTTTTGGCCTGTCCGCTTATTTTTATCATTCGGCTTCGTGTTCTGTATTGCAGAGGAATACTTCAGTGGTTTCCTGCTCCGGCTTCTTACTGGCCAACCGCTTTCTATATGTTGCGGTCTCATCATTTTTTCTGATTCTTACGTTCCGGTTCTTTTCTTTTTCTGTATCTGTTTTTAACAAGAGAAAAAACCGGTTACCGGCAAAGACAGATTTTGCGCAGGATCGTAGCACGGAATACAAAACCATACAACCCTCTTTCGGAGCTGTTCCGGCTCTGAGGTCTATTGGATCATTTGCCGGCATAGACCTTACCTATCTTTTCAAAAGCGTAGCCTGGGTGGCGGCAACGGTACTGCTGGTATTTTATATAGGAATGGAAATGTATGCGGAAATCGATCAGGGAATCCGTATTCCGCAGCAGTATGCCGGTTCCGGGCTGCTTACGGCCGTCATCCTGAAAAATTTTTATACGCTGGGCCTGCTGGTGGTAGCTTACTTTACTAATGACCTGTATTGGAGAAGCAGTTTATCAGGATTCAGCATTATTGAAAAATCTACCTTCTTTGCGAAAAATAAAATCTACGGGCACTGGCTTTCCATAAGCATTTTATTGTTCTTTTTCACTGCTGTCCTTATTCTTGAAGCAGTGGTGTTCCAGGTCGTCTTCGGTTATCTGAAAATCAGATGGACCGCCTATGCCGGAATTGTCCTCTTTAATACGCTGCCAATGATCCTGTTCTCCGGATTGGTCCTGCTCATTAACGACAGGATCAGCAACCGGTTTCTGGCCCTGGGAGTATCCGTAGTAGCTGTTGCAGTGTTAACCGGACCTGTTTCAAAAATGATGATTCCGTCTCCGGTCTTCAGGATATTTTCAGATTATAAAGGTGTTTACAGTGATTTTAACGGGTTTGGTGATTATGCCATGGCTTTTGCACAGCGGCTGGTATTTGGTTTTTCACTGATCATGATGGTGGATATGGTCAACCGTTGGATCATAACCCGGAAAATAAATGTCAGATATGCAATCACCGGCTTGCTGATCTTGGCTGCAGGAATTTTCAGTGCTATCAGCTTTATGCATGGCTATATTCCCAAAGATAAGGACGATGATATCCGTATAGCCGTCGATTATGAAAAACAATTTCGCAAATACAGGGATATCCCTCAGCCGGATATTGCAAAAGTCCGTACAGAGATCCAACTCTATCCGTCTTCGGGAATGTACAGGATTCATGGGGTGTATAGCTTGATCAATCACAGTCGGCATCCGATCAACGATATCCTGCTAAATTTTCACCCTGACCTTACAGTAGTATCTGCAGTATTAAATCTGGAAGGGAAACCCGTTAGAATTACCGGCAAAACAACTGTGGTTCATCTGAAACAGCCTTTGCGTCCCGGTGGTTCCGCATCCCTTGATTTCGTTATTGCTTATCATTCCGTAGCGGTGAATGGGCATGATCCTTTCAATGCCATTCTGAGTAACGGTTCTTTTATGCGGATCAGCCGGTATTATCCGGTCATCGGATATCAGGAAAGCTATGAAGTCACAGATGATGACCAGCGCAGGAAATTCGGATTGGGAAAATATCCTGGTGTTAAGAAACTTGAAGCACCGAGGGTGTTCAGAAAGGATTTTATCGATCTTGATATGCTGGTCTCTACAGAACCCGGACAAACCGCTATAGGAACGGGTGATCCTGTCAGGGATTTCAGGAAAAACGGGAGGGCATATTTTGAATACCGGGCTGCCGGAATACCGTTTCGTTTTGCCGTTTCTTCCGCGAATTACTCCATTAAAAAAGCAGTGCACAATGGAATCATGATCCGCATCCTGTACCATCCGGACCATGGTGAAAATGTACAACACTTGGTGGAAAATGCCCAACTTACCTTAGATTACTGTTCCGAACATTTCGGGCCTTATCCTTTCAAAAGCATAGGCTTTGCAGAAGTATCGTCTTTTACGGAAGGATTTGCTGCTACGGCATATCCGTCCGCCATTTTCATGCCTGAAAACAAGCTGTTCCATACCCGGATCCGTGCAGGCCGGGACCAGGATGTCATCAATGAGCTTGCCGGCCACGAGCTTTCCCATCTCTGGTGGGGAAACAGTTTGGTAAATCCAGACGATCGTGAAGGATCAGCCATGCTGACGGAAACCCTCGCCATGTATACCGAAATGATGCTGTACAAGAAAATGTACGGAAAGGCTAAAATGATGGAGAAAGTAGAAATGCATGATCAGATGTACAGCCGTGAAAAAGGATTGTCCGGTGACCAGCCTCTGGTGAAGGTTAGTCCCGGACATGACTATATTGCCTATTCTAAAGGTGCTGTGGCGATGGTGAAACTGAGTGAGCTTATTGGTGAAGAACGGGTGAATGCCGCCCTCCGGAATTTCCTTTTGAATCATAAGTATCCCGAAAAGCCGGTCTCAACAGACCTGATAAGGGAATTTTACAAGGTCTGCCCCGATCCTGTTGTCCGTAAAAAGATAGACCGCCTGTTTATGTTTCCCTAA
- a CDS encoding ABC transporter ATP-binding protein, whose product MNQLKISHLTVTYNNGFHAVNDLSLDIGNGMFGLLGPNGAGKSSLMKTLAGLQKCSSGRMTLNGIDISENPDYIRQNLGFLPQDFGVYPKVSAQDLLNHIALLKGISNRSERSAQVESLLEKVNLTHFRNKEVRTFSGGMRQRFGIAQALLGNPRIVIVDEPTAGLDPGERNRFNTLLDEISKDVIIILSTHLVEDVRNLCSEMAVMNYGKILNAGKPDELIDALKDKIWMKSFGPNEPETAGYQIISRQMINRQMYLTVFSETEPEGFHTVPPQLEHVYFKTLTQNF is encoded by the coding sequence ATGAACCAACTAAAGATCAGTCATCTGACCGTCACGTACAACAATGGCTTCCATGCGGTAAACGACCTGTCACTGGATATCGGAAACGGAATGTTCGGGCTTTTAGGGCCTAACGGTGCCGGAAAATCATCTCTCATGAAAACACTGGCAGGCCTCCAAAAATGCAGTTCGGGAAGGATGACCCTCAACGGGATCGATATTTCAGAAAATCCCGATTATATAAGGCAGAACCTGGGCTTCCTGCCGCAGGATTTCGGGGTATATCCTAAAGTTTCGGCGCAGGACCTCCTGAATCACATTGCCCTTTTGAAAGGAATCAGTAACAGATCCGAACGTAGCGCACAGGTGGAAAGCCTGCTTGAGAAAGTGAACCTCACCCACTTCAGGAATAAGGAAGTCCGGACCTTTTCCGGCGGAATGCGGCAGCGTTTCGGCATCGCCCAGGCTTTGCTTGGAAATCCAAGGATTGTCATTGTCGACGAACCTACCGCAGGCCTGGATCCCGGAGAGCGCAACCGTTTCAATACCCTGCTGGATGAAATCAGCAAAGATGTGATCATCATCCTTTCCACCCATCTGGTGGAAGATGTCAGGAACCTGTGTTCCGAAATGGCCGTTATGAACTATGGGAAGATCCTGAATGCAGGGAAGCCCGATGAGCTTATTGACGCACTTAAAGATAAGATCTGGATGAAATCCTTTGGACCGAATGAACCGGAAACTGCCGGATACCAGATAATCAGCCGTCAGATGATCAATAGGCAGATGTACCTTACTGTTTTTTCAGAAACAGAGCCGGAAGGATTCCATACCGTACCTCCTCAGCTGGAACACGTTTATTTCAAGACACTCACCCAAAACTTTTAG
- a CDS encoding helix-turn-helix domain-containing protein, which yields MPIIVNLDVMLAKRKMQSKELAEKLGITPVNLSILKTGKAKGVRFDTLEAICKILECQPGDILEYRE from the coding sequence ATGCCTATTATAGTCAACCTGGACGTGATGCTAGCCAAGAGAAAAATGCAGAGTAAGGAACTGGCGGAAAAGCTGGGCATCACCCCTGTTAACCTTTCCATCCTGAAAACGGGAAAAGCCAAGGGCGTCCGTTTCGATACTCTGGAAGCCATCTGTAAAATCCTGGAGTGCCAGCCGGGAGATATTCTGGAGTACAGGGAATGA